A portion of the Ammospiza caudacuta isolate bAmmCau1 chromosome 25, bAmmCau1.pri, whole genome shotgun sequence genome contains these proteins:
- the MARCKSL1 gene encoding MARCKS-related protein, which produces MGSQGSKAAGGDPDTAKANGQENGHVISNGDMTPKAGVEAAPQNGNGSAEPPKEEIEGETGGADSIEPAPAAAEGEEGAATPKEDAPKKKKKFSFKKPFKLSGISFRKNKKEAGDSSGSSPTEERGGSEESPPGGLQPSAPPEEGQEGGEAAGSREEEEEEKKQQQQGGESHGDTAKAEEPSKGAGPEPAASPEEQKEE; this is translated from the exons atgggcagccagggctccaAGGCGGCGGGCGGCGACCCCGACACCGCCAAGGCCAACGGGCAG GAGAACGGCCATGTCATCTCCAACGGGGACATGACGCCCAAGGCGGGGGTCGAGGCTGCCCCCCAGAACGGGAACGGCTCGGCGGAACCCCCCAAGGAGGAGATCGAGGGCGAAACGGGGGGCGCCGACAGCATCGAgcccgccccggccgccgccgaGGGCGAAGAAGGGGCCGCGACCCCCAAGGAGGACGCCCctaaaaagaagaagaaattctcCTTCAAGAAACCCTTCAAGCTGAGCGGGATCTCCTTCCGCAAGAACAAGAAGGAGGCCGGGGACTCCTCGGGCTCGTCGCCCACCGAGGAGCGGGGCGGCAGCGAGGAGAGCCCGCCCGGGGGGCTGCAGCCCTCGGCGCCCCCcgaggaggggcaggagggcggAGAAGCCGCGGGCAgccgggaggaggaggaggaggagaagaaacagcagcagcagggaggggagagccACGGAGACACCGCCAAAGCCGAGGAGCCCTCGAAaggagcggggccggagccCGCGGCGAGCCCggaggagcagaaggaggagTAG